In the Hyalangium gracile genome, one interval contains:
- a CDS encoding cytochrome C — MRSHASLLLAGALLGTMACDDDEEEQKPPEEKPLTATAEKGLAIIPFQLDTSGMTNAEKERIGVGSYIVNAAADCTTCHLTLQPSGQIAYLSGGSAFPISATGDVVYARNLTPDPDTGMKLTEAEFVESMRTGRDHKSDNGEEQLIVMPWSTYRWMSTEDLKSIYAYLKKVPAIRNPVPNDIKGAAAALRPVPFPSTFTDGEVSRPLPAESDEDPLSIELGLALQPLADPAALSSLSADDKKLYARGSYLSNAVSDCNGCHTNPGRDVVTAKIPTERFLTGGNVYNAAPGVDALVKIKRSMSANLTGATHGIMKDMTYEQFRKIIVDGMYTQGPITRPVVYPMAQMSEALRKMNEDDIRALYVYTKNQTPRTGPADKQTQHPARWCAQDADCAATGGGTCNPNGECVGTPCTQDIECGACQTCSSNVCAAPAPNSACVVGGI, encoded by the coding sequence TTGCGTTCCCATGCCTCGCTGCTCCTGGCCGGCGCGCTGCTCGGCACCATGGCTTGCGATGATGATGAGGAGGAGCAGAAGCCGCCCGAGGAGAAGCCGCTCACGGCCACCGCGGAGAAGGGCCTGGCCATCATCCCCTTCCAGCTCGACACCAGCGGCATGACGAACGCGGAGAAGGAGCGCATCGGCGTCGGTAGCTACATCGTGAACGCGGCGGCCGACTGCACCACGTGCCACCTGACGCTCCAGCCCTCCGGCCAGATTGCCTACCTGAGCGGCGGCAGCGCCTTCCCGATCAGCGCCACGGGTGACGTCGTCTACGCGCGCAACCTCACGCCGGATCCGGACACCGGCATGAAGCTGACCGAGGCCGAGTTCGTCGAGTCCATGCGCACAGGCAGGGACCACAAGAGCGACAACGGCGAGGAGCAGCTCATCGTCATGCCCTGGTCCACCTACCGGTGGATGTCCACGGAGGACCTGAAGTCCATCTACGCGTACCTCAAGAAGGTGCCGGCCATCCGCAACCCGGTGCCCAACGACATCAAGGGCGCCGCGGCGGCGCTGCGGCCCGTGCCCTTCCCCAGCACCTTCACCGACGGCGAGGTCTCCCGGCCCCTGCCCGCGGAGAGCGACGAGGACCCGCTCAGCATCGAGCTCGGCCTGGCGCTCCAGCCGCTCGCGGATCCCGCGGCGCTCAGCAGCCTCAGCGCCGACGACAAGAAGCTGTACGCGCGCGGCAGCTACCTGTCGAATGCCGTCTCCGACTGTAATGGCTGCCACACCAACCCGGGGCGCGACGTGGTCACCGCGAAGATCCCCACGGAGCGGTTCCTCACGGGCGGCAACGTCTACAATGCGGCTCCCGGAGTCGACGCCCTGGTGAAGATCAAGCGCTCCATGAGCGCCAACCTGACGGGTGCCACCCACGGCATCATGAAGGACATGACCTACGAGCAGTTCAGGAAGATCATCGTCGACGGCATGTACACCCAGGGCCCGATCACCCGGCCGGTGGTCTACCCCATGGCGCAGATGTCCGAGGCGCTCCGGAAGATGAACGAGGACGACATCCGCGCCCTCTACGTCTACACCAAGAACCAGACCCCGCGCACGGGCCCGGCGGACAAGCAGACGCAGCACCCGGCTCGCTGGTGCGCCCAGGACGCCGACTGCGCCGCGACGGGCGGTGGCACGTGCAACCCCAATGGGGAGTGCGTGGGCACCCCCTGCACTCAGGACATCGAGTGCGGCGCCTGCCAGACCTGCAGCTCCAACGTGTGCGCGGCACCGGCGCCGAACTCCGCGTGCGTCGTGGGTGGTATCTAG
- a CDS encoding EF-hand domain-containing protein, with amino-acid sequence MAKKKPARKAAAAKKTAKRTSTRQGARKAAAKSPRKAAAKKGARKAPAKAAGKAAARKPASKPAARKASKPASRKASKPAARKAAPQARKAASRPQPPQEAPAAAPETNEPTGPLVETERPAVETVETTSAGIQALAPEHAAVDDLTSSGNELLDIFQKYDRNRTGSIEQAEFARLLEALGQNITDEELMIAFDIIDTDRTGKISWKQFKNWWTSR; translated from the coding sequence ATGGCGAAGAAGAAGCCGGCTCGGAAGGCCGCTGCCGCGAAGAAGACCGCGAAGCGCACATCCACCAGGCAGGGAGCTCGGAAGGCTGCCGCGAAGTCGCCCCGCAAGGCCGCGGCGAAGAAGGGCGCCCGCAAGGCTCCGGCGAAGGCTGCCGGGAAGGCCGCTGCCCGCAAGCCGGCCAGCAAGCCCGCCGCTCGGAAGGCCAGCAAGCCTGCTTCCCGGAAGGCCAGCAAGCCCGCTGCCCGGAAGGCCGCGCCTCAGGCCCGCAAGGCCGCCTCCCGCCCGCAGCCGCCACAGGAGGCTCCCGCCGCCGCCCCCGAGACGAACGAGCCCACGGGCCCCCTCGTGGAGACCGAGCGGCCCGCCGTGGAGACCGTGGAGACCACCTCCGCCGGCATCCAGGCCCTGGCCCCCGAGCACGCCGCGGTGGATGACCTGACCAGCTCCGGCAACGAGCTGCTGGACATCTTCCAGAAGTACGACCGCAACCGCACCGGATCCATCGAACAGGCCGAGTTTGCTCGCCTGCTCGAGGCGCTCGGCCAGAACATCACCGATGAGGAATTGATGATCGCCTTCGATATCATCGACACTGATCGGACCGGGAAGATCTCCTGGAAGCAGTTCAAGAACTGGTGGACGAGCCGCTGA
- a CDS encoding GMC oxidoreductase has product MRRLSSPVERLGGHWPVVVVGSGYGGAIAASRLARAGLKVCVLERGKERLPGEFPRTNAQFLRETQLMGPGGSFLGKLKVGSPTGLLSLHLLGDLAVVSGCGLGGTSLINASVTLRPDPRIFEDDCWPAAFREDVPGLIEDGFAHAERMLTPNAYPEGHPRLRKMDALRRSAEYMGGKFYPLPLAVHFQEGVNAAGVRQRACTLCGDCATGCNVGAKNTVNMNYLPDAQRHGAELFTQVAVHHLERGQGHWRVYYRLIGMGRELFDAPLQFLTADRVILAAGSLGSTELLLRSRAAGLSLSGELGRHFSGNGDVMAFGYNLDVPVNAVAHGEEPEKDAEPVGPNITSVIDLRDTEYLDEGMVIEEGGIPAALGGYLPTLLAAVAPLMGEDTDEGFIDGVQEQARVAESLIRGPHHGAVHNTQTFFAMTHDDGGGELKLDGDGLRAVWPGAGRQEGYLRAELKIRKAVEALGGTFVRNPVGARLLDNALLVTHPLGGCAMGEDARRGVVDHEGRVFAGEEGTDVHEGLYVCDASVIPRSIGANPLLTISAVSERFAARMAKRNGWHIDYSAPSQPPAEEPRLPTGLRFSESLRGFISSAVDEDHRAAADPDRPGASELRFIITVLVEDLDALLTDPRHPMAVTGCVMAPALSQKPLTVTRGTLNVLIEDPNRPGYKQLRYGLHLLSESGEHFFLEGFKQLTDNPGIDFWEDTTTLFITVRRGEGPGAPPAYKGVLRISVEDFARQVSTFRVTQAQSVQEQLSAVARFGEFFLGGLFELYWKPSTYEES; this is encoded by the coding sequence ATGCGGCGACTGTCGTCTCCTGTGGAGAGGTTGGGCGGGCACTGGCCCGTCGTGGTGGTGGGCTCTGGCTATGGTGGCGCCATCGCCGCTTCACGGCTGGCCCGCGCGGGGCTGAAGGTGTGCGTGCTCGAGCGCGGGAAGGAGCGGCTGCCGGGAGAGTTCCCCCGCACCAACGCCCAGTTCCTGCGGGAGACCCAGCTCATGGGCCCCGGAGGCTCGTTCCTGGGGAAGCTGAAGGTCGGCTCCCCCACCGGGCTGCTCTCGCTGCACCTGCTGGGAGACCTCGCCGTCGTCTCCGGCTGCGGGCTCGGGGGCACCTCGCTCATCAACGCCAGCGTCACGTTGCGGCCGGACCCGCGCATCTTCGAGGACGACTGCTGGCCGGCCGCGTTTCGCGAGGACGTGCCGGGCCTGATCGAGGACGGCTTCGCCCACGCCGAGCGGATGCTCACCCCCAACGCCTACCCCGAGGGGCATCCGCGGCTGCGCAAGATGGACGCGCTGCGGCGCTCGGCCGAGTACATGGGCGGGAAGTTCTACCCCCTGCCGCTGGCCGTCCACTTCCAGGAGGGCGTCAACGCCGCCGGTGTCCGCCAGCGCGCCTGCACCCTCTGCGGAGACTGCGCCACCGGCTGCAACGTGGGCGCGAAGAACACCGTCAACATGAACTACCTGCCTGACGCGCAGCGTCATGGCGCGGAGCTGTTCACCCAGGTGGCCGTGCACCACCTGGAGCGGGGCCAGGGCCACTGGCGGGTGTACTACCGGCTCATCGGCATGGGGCGCGAGCTGTTCGATGCGCCGCTGCAGTTCCTCACCGCCGACCGCGTCATCCTGGCCGCCGGCTCGCTGGGCAGCACGGAGCTGCTGCTGCGCTCGCGGGCCGCGGGGCTGTCCCTGTCGGGCGAGCTGGGCAGGCACTTCTCCGGCAACGGGGACGTGATGGCGTTCGGGTACAACCTGGACGTGCCGGTGAACGCGGTGGCCCACGGCGAGGAGCCGGAGAAGGACGCCGAGCCGGTGGGCCCCAACATCACCAGCGTCATCGATCTGCGCGACACCGAGTACCTGGACGAGGGCATGGTCATCGAGGAGGGCGGGATCCCCGCGGCGCTCGGCGGCTACCTGCCCACGCTCCTGGCCGCGGTGGCGCCGCTGATGGGCGAGGACACGGACGAGGGCTTCATCGACGGCGTGCAGGAGCAGGCCCGCGTGGCCGAGAGCCTGATCCGCGGCCCGCACCACGGGGCCGTCCACAACACGCAGACGTTCTTCGCCATGACGCATGACGATGGGGGCGGGGAGCTGAAGCTGGACGGAGACGGGCTGCGCGCCGTGTGGCCCGGCGCCGGGCGCCAGGAGGGCTACCTGCGCGCGGAGCTGAAGATCCGCAAGGCGGTGGAGGCGCTGGGCGGCACCTTCGTGCGCAACCCCGTGGGGGCCCGGCTGCTGGACAACGCGCTGCTCGTCACCCACCCGCTGGGCGGCTGCGCCATGGGTGAGGATGCACGGCGCGGCGTGGTGGACCACGAGGGCCGCGTCTTCGCGGGCGAGGAGGGCACCGACGTCCACGAGGGGCTCTACGTCTGCGACGCCTCCGTCATTCCCCGCTCCATCGGCGCCAACCCGCTGCTGACCATCTCCGCCGTATCCGAGCGCTTCGCCGCGCGGATGGCGAAGCGGAACGGGTGGCACATCGACTACTCGGCGCCGTCGCAGCCGCCCGCGGAGGAGCCTCGGCTGCCCACGGGGCTGCGCTTCTCCGAGAGCCTGCGCGGCTTCATCTCCTCCGCGGTGGACGAGGACCACCGCGCCGCGGCGGACCCGGACCGGCCGGGGGCCTCGGAGCTGCGCTTCATCATCACCGTGCTCGTGGAGGACCTGGACGCCCTGCTGACGGACCCGCGGCACCCCATGGCCGTGACGGGGTGTGTGATGGCGCCGGCGCTGTCCCAGAAGCCGCTGACGGTGACTCGCGGCACGCTCAACGTGCTCATCGAGGATCCGAACCGGCCCGGCTACAAGCAGCTGCGCTACGGGCTGCACCTGCTGTCCGAGTCCGGCGAGCACTTCTTCCTCGAGGGCTTCAAGCAGCTCACGGACAATCCCGGCATCGACTTCTGGGAGGACACCACCACCCTCTTCATCACCGTGAGGCGGGGGGAAGGTCCCGGTGCGCCGCCGGCCTACAAGGGGGTGCTGCGCATCTCCGTGGAGGACTTCGCCCGGCAGGTCTCCACCTTCCGGGTGACCCAAGCCCAGAGCGTGCAGGAGCAGCTCTCCGCCGTGGCGCGCTTCGGGGAGTTCTTCCTGGGGGGCCTCTTCGAGCTGTACTGGAAGCCGTCCACCTACGAGGAGTCGTGA
- a CDS encoding PKD domain-containing protein, translating to MREFRVGRRWGLRAVCAAVLLGAGVLSCGTEEELPPPGDQVAPSRIDIVGGITAGATFSGQTTLEAVAEDESGQVAKVTFFVSGVPACTDATAKSSGSRFSCDWDSRNTPEGNHQLVATAQDAAGNLTSSTPMPFSVGVNVPPILSAVSANPTAVNEGQNVALSVTATDQAGDVLTYTWTQVTPASPLGTFTNENSATPTWKAPLLSTTTTFTLRVKVTDNRGGTSQRTVDLQVANVASANRAPTVDAAISAPGTVVAGKNADLSIGATDPDGDPLTYSWRTSPTANVGTFTGTSTAATGWRSPEISQDTSYTLQVTVSDGVASVTRSVSVRATVPRYSTDVQAIWNDKCTRCHSGTSPSGRLDLSASRSYSSLINGATNSTSCSTLRRVAATRPDSSLLIRKITGTSCGGRMPQDDTQYFANNPGLVTLIRSWILANALNN from the coding sequence ATGCGCGAGTTCCGTGTTGGTCGACGTTGGGGCCTGCGAGCCGTGTGCGCGGCGGTGCTGCTGGGAGCTGGCGTGCTGAGCTGCGGCACGGAGGAGGAGCTGCCGCCTCCGGGGGATCAGGTGGCCCCCAGCCGCATCGACATCGTCGGAGGCATCACCGCCGGGGCCACCTTCTCCGGGCAGACGACGCTGGAGGCCGTCGCCGAGGACGAGTCCGGGCAGGTGGCCAAGGTGACGTTCTTCGTGTCCGGCGTGCCGGCGTGCACGGATGCAACGGCCAAGAGCTCGGGCTCCAGGTTCTCGTGCGACTGGGACTCTCGCAACACTCCGGAAGGTAACCATCAGCTCGTCGCCACGGCGCAGGATGCCGCGGGCAACCTCACCAGCTCCACGCCGATGCCTTTCAGCGTCGGCGTGAACGTGCCGCCCATCCTCTCCGCCGTGAGCGCGAACCCCACCGCCGTCAATGAGGGGCAGAACGTGGCCCTCTCGGTGACGGCGACGGATCAGGCGGGAGATGTGCTCACGTACACCTGGACGCAGGTGACTCCCGCCAGCCCCCTGGGCACCTTCACCAACGAAAACTCCGCGACGCCCACGTGGAAGGCGCCGCTGCTGTCCACGACGACGACGTTCACGCTGCGGGTGAAGGTCACCGACAACCGGGGCGGGACGTCTCAGCGCACGGTGGATCTGCAGGTGGCGAACGTGGCGTCCGCGAACCGGGCTCCCACGGTGGATGCCGCCATCTCCGCGCCGGGGACGGTGGTGGCCGGGAAGAACGCGGACCTGTCGATCGGGGCCACCGATCCGGATGGGGATCCGCTGACCTACTCGTGGAGGACGAGCCCCACGGCCAACGTGGGGACCTTCACCGGCACGAGCACGGCGGCCACGGGCTGGCGCTCTCCGGAGATCTCCCAGGACACCAGCTACACCCTGCAGGTCACCGTGTCCGACGGCGTGGCCTCCGTCACCCGCTCCGTCAGCGTGAGGGCCACGGTGCCCCGGTACTCCACGGACGTTCAAGCCATCTGGAACGACAAGTGCACCCGGTGCCACAGCGGCACCAGTCCCAGTGGGCGGCTGGATCTGTCGGCGTCGAGGTCCTACTCCAGCCTGATCAACGGAGCGACCAACAGCACGAGCTGCAGCACGCTCAGGCGCGTGGCGGCCACCCGGCCCGACAGCTCGCTGCTGATCCGGAAGATTACCGGGACGAGCTGTGGCGGCCGGATGCCGCAGGATGACACGCAGTACTTCGCCAACAACCCGGGCCTGGTGACGCTCATTCGCTCCTGGATCCTCGCGAACGCGCTCAACAACTGA
- a CDS encoding M20 family metallopeptidase translates to MNNATALSSSESIWEKEILPQLERYIRIPNKSPAFEPDWAKKGHMEQAVKLIADWAQSQAAHIPGLKVEVVRLNNEKGEPRTPVIYMDIPGEGKDTVLLYGHLDKQPEMTGWRQGLNPWEPVREGDKLFGRGGADDGYSAFASLAAIRLLKEQKLSHARCVVLIEACEESGSYDLPAYIEALAPRIGQPSLVVCLDSGCANYEQLWMTTSLRGLISGNLRVDILSEGVHSGDASGIVPSSFRILRQLLDRVDDVATGRVRVEGLHVQTPPARMEQAKAVAKVLGQEVFDRFPWMPGARPVTNDGTELILNRTWRPALSITGAEGLPALGSAGNVLRPYTSLKLSMRIPPRLDPVAATKALKEALESNPPYGAKVTFEGEKASAGWDAPALAPWLEKATAEASQAFFGKPFMAMGEGGTIPFMEMLGKRFPEAQFLITGVLGPGSNAHGPNEFLHIPTGKKLTACVASVVAAHFKR, encoded by the coding sequence ATGAACAACGCCACTGCCCTGTCATCCTCCGAGAGCATCTGGGAGAAGGAGATCCTCCCCCAGCTCGAGCGCTACATCCGCATCCCCAACAAGTCCCCCGCGTTCGAGCCGGACTGGGCGAAGAAGGGCCACATGGAGCAAGCGGTGAAGCTCATCGCCGACTGGGCCCAGTCGCAGGCGGCCCACATCCCCGGCCTCAAGGTGGAGGTGGTGCGGCTGAACAACGAGAAGGGCGAGCCGCGCACGCCGGTCATCTACATGGACATCCCCGGCGAGGGGAAGGACACCGTCCTGCTCTACGGCCACCTGGACAAGCAGCCGGAGATGACGGGCTGGCGCCAGGGCCTGAACCCCTGGGAGCCGGTGCGCGAGGGCGACAAGCTCTTCGGCCGTGGCGGCGCGGATGACGGCTACTCCGCCTTCGCCTCGCTGGCGGCCATCCGCCTGCTCAAGGAGCAGAAGCTGTCCCACGCCCGCTGCGTGGTGCTCATCGAGGCGTGCGAGGAGAGCGGCTCGTACGACTTGCCGGCCTACATCGAGGCCCTGGCGCCGCGCATCGGCCAGCCCTCGCTGGTGGTGTGCCTGGACTCGGGCTGCGCCAACTACGAGCAGCTGTGGATGACGACGAGCCTGCGCGGCCTCATCTCCGGCAACCTGCGCGTGGACATCCTCTCGGAGGGCGTGCACTCGGGCGACGCCAGCGGCATCGTCCCCTCCTCTTTCCGCATCCTGCGCCAGCTGCTGGACCGCGTGGATGACGTGGCCACCGGGCGCGTGCGCGTCGAGGGCCTGCACGTGCAGACTCCCCCCGCCCGCATGGAGCAGGCCAAGGCGGTGGCGAAGGTGCTGGGCCAGGAGGTGTTCGACCGCTTCCCGTGGATGCCGGGCGCCCGGCCGGTGACGAACGACGGCACGGAGCTGATCCTCAACCGCACCTGGCGGCCGGCGCTGTCCATCACCGGCGCGGAGGGGCTGCCGGCGCTGGGGAGCGCGGGCAACGTGCTGCGGCCGTACACCTCGCTGAAGCTGAGCATGCGCATTCCCCCGCGGCTGGATCCGGTGGCGGCCACCAAGGCGCTCAAGGAGGCGCTGGAGAGCAACCCGCCATACGGCGCCAAGGTGACGTTCGAGGGAGAGAAGGCCAGCGCGGGCTGGGACGCGCCTGCGCTGGCGCCGTGGCTGGAGAAGGCCACCGCCGAGGCCAGCCAGGCCTTCTTCGGCAAGCCCTTCATGGCCATGGGCGAGGGCGGCACCATCCCGTTCATGGAGATGCTGGGCAAGCGCTTCCCGGAGGCGCAGTTCCTCATCACCGGCGTGCTGGGGCCGGGCTCCAACGCGCACGGGCCCAACGAGTTCCTGCACATCCCCACGGGCAAGAAGCTCACCGCCTGCGTGGCCAGCGTGGTGGCGGCGCACTTCAAGCGGTAG
- a CDS encoding long-chain fatty acid--CoA ligase — MLAGRMMDFPLTLTHFLERARTFYGRSEIVSRRPDRSLHRYTYADFYRRACRLAGALKRLGVKPGDRVASLCWNHHQHLELYFAVPAMGAVLHTLNLRLHPNDLGYIARHAEDRVIVVDRSLLPLFEKFAGAVPSIERVIVVPDDGPVPSGRLDYEQLLAPEADSFDFPELEERTAAMLCYTSGTTGNPKGVLFSHRSTVLHTLASCTADVLGVCEADTVLPVVPMFHAAAWGLPYDAVATGAKIVMPGPHLDPTSLLDLMAQERVTVAGGVPTIWIGILALLDQEPKRWDLSAMRTMAIGGSAAPPAMIDGFRKRHGLVVTHAWGMSELNPVGTLARLKRHHADADDATKLSVRASQGFPLPFVEQRHVSDTGQVLPWDGSTMGELEVRGPWVASSYYGDEGKDRFTKDGWFKTGDVVTIDPDGYLRITDRSKDVIKSGGEWISSVALENALMAHPAVLEAAVFAGRHPKWDERPLAAVVFKQGKSATKEELAAHLEKHFASYWLPDAYLFVQQIPRTSTGKFLKTKLREEYGDYLLKHPQE, encoded by the coding sequence ATGCTCGCCGGACGGATGATGGATTTCCCGCTCACCCTCACCCACTTCCTGGAGAGGGCGCGGACCTTCTATGGACGCTCCGAGATCGTCAGCCGGCGACCGGACCGCTCGCTCCACCGCTATACCTACGCGGACTTCTATCGCCGCGCGTGTCGGCTCGCGGGGGCGCTGAAGCGGCTCGGGGTGAAGCCGGGGGACCGCGTCGCCTCGCTCTGCTGGAACCACCACCAGCACCTGGAGCTCTACTTCGCCGTGCCGGCCATGGGCGCGGTGCTCCACACGCTCAACCTGCGCCTGCACCCGAATGACCTCGGCTACATCGCCCGTCACGCCGAGGACCGGGTCATCGTGGTGGACCGCTCGCTGCTGCCGCTGTTCGAGAAGTTCGCGGGCGCGGTGCCCTCCATCGAGCGCGTCATCGTCGTCCCGGATGACGGGCCTGTCCCGAGCGGCCGGCTCGACTACGAGCAGCTGCTGGCGCCCGAGGCGGACAGCTTCGACTTCCCGGAGTTGGAGGAGCGCACCGCGGCGATGCTCTGCTACACCTCCGGCACCACCGGCAACCCCAAGGGCGTCCTCTTCAGCCACCGCTCCACGGTGCTGCACACGCTGGCCTCATGCACGGCGGACGTGCTGGGCGTGTGCGAGGCGGACACGGTGCTGCCCGTGGTGCCCATGTTCCACGCGGCGGCCTGGGGCCTGCCCTACGACGCGGTGGCCACGGGCGCGAAGATCGTCATGCCCGGGCCGCACCTGGATCCCACCTCGCTGCTGGATCTGATGGCCCAGGAGCGGGTGACCGTCGCGGGCGGAGTGCCCACCATCTGGATCGGCATCCTGGCGCTGCTGGATCAAGAGCCGAAGCGGTGGGATCTCAGCGCGATGCGCACCATGGCCATCGGTGGATCGGCGGCGCCGCCGGCGATGATCGACGGCTTCCGGAAGCGGCATGGCCTGGTGGTGACGCACGCGTGGGGCATGAGCGAGCTCAACCCGGTGGGGACGCTCGCGCGGCTCAAGCGGCACCACGCGGACGCGGACGACGCGACGAAGCTGTCGGTGCGCGCCTCGCAGGGCTTCCCGCTGCCCTTCGTCGAGCAGCGCCACGTGAGCGACACGGGACAGGTGCTCCCCTGGGACGGCTCGACGATGGGCGAGTTGGAGGTGCGCGGGCCGTGGGTGGCCTCGTCGTACTACGGCGACGAGGGCAAGGACCGCTTCACGAAGGACGGCTGGTTCAAGACGGGAGACGTCGTCACGATCGATCCCGACGGGTACCTGCGAATCACCGATCGCTCCAAGGATGTCATCAAGTCGGGCGGAGAGTGGATCAGCTCGGTGGCGCTGGAGAACGCGCTGATGGCGCACCCGGCGGTGCTCGAGGCGGCGGTGTTCGCGGGGCGGCACCCGAAGTGGGACGAGCGCCCGCTGGCGGCGGTGGTGTTCAAGCAAGGCAAGTCCGCGACGAAGGAGGAGCTGGCGGCGCACCTGGAGAAGCACTTCGCCAGCTACTGGCTGCCGGACGCGTACCTCTTCGTGCAGCAGATCCCGCGCACGTCCACGGGCAAGTTCCTGAAGACGAAGCTGCGCGAGGAGTACGGCGACTACCTGCTGAAGCACCCACAGGAGTAG
- a CDS encoding SDR family oxidoreductase, translating to MKPLEGRIALVAGATRGAGRGIAMMLGEKGATVYCTGRSVRGKPASGPKRPETIEETAELVTSKGGRGIAVRVDHTVEAEVSELCERVKREQGRLDVLVNDVWGGDELAEFGLPFWKLAPEKGRLMLDRGIYSHILTSRYAVPLLLERNQGLIVEITDGDNFGYRGNVFYDLVKMSIIRLAFTMAWELRRHPAITTVAVTPGFLRSEAMLEHFGVTEANWRDGTKVDPNFIASETPFFVGRAVAELAADPNVARKNGRVLSSWQLAREYGFKDVDGRQPDWGQYFTETFGRPYPVAGDAEYATWSNGPIETVCADWPKE from the coding sequence ATGAAGCCACTCGAAGGACGTATCGCCCTCGTCGCGGGGGCCACGCGGGGCGCGGGACGCGGCATCGCCATGATGCTCGGAGAGAAGGGAGCCACGGTGTACTGCACCGGGCGCAGCGTGCGAGGGAAGCCGGCCTCCGGCCCGAAGCGGCCGGAGACCATCGAGGAGACGGCCGAGCTCGTCACCTCCAAGGGCGGTCGCGGCATCGCGGTGCGGGTGGACCACACCGTCGAGGCCGAGGTCTCCGAGCTGTGCGAGCGCGTGAAGCGCGAGCAGGGCCGCCTCGACGTGCTCGTCAACGACGTCTGGGGCGGAGACGAGCTGGCGGAGTTCGGCCTGCCCTTCTGGAAGCTCGCCCCCGAGAAGGGCCGCCTGATGCTGGACCGCGGCATCTACTCGCACATCCTCACGAGCCGCTACGCGGTCCCCCTGCTGCTCGAGCGCAACCAGGGGCTCATCGTCGAGATCACCGACGGCGACAACTTCGGCTACCGCGGCAACGTCTTCTACGATCTCGTGAAGATGTCGATCATCCGTCTGGCGTTCACCATGGCCTGGGAGCTTCGCCGGCACCCCGCCATCACGACCGTCGCGGTGACGCCGGGCTTCCTCCGCTCCGAGGCCATGCTGGAGCACTTCGGCGTCACGGAGGCGAACTGGCGCGACGGAACGAAGGTGGACCCCAACTTCATCGCCTCGGAGACGCCGTTCTTCGTGGGTCGGGCCGTCGCGGAGCTGGCGGCCGACCCGAACGTCGCCAGGAAGAACGGACGCGTCTTGAGCTCCTGGCAGCTGGCCCGGGAGTACGGCTTCAAGGACGTGGACGGCCGGCAGCCCGACTGGGGCCAGTACTTCACGGAGACCTTCGGCCGCCCCTACCCCGTGGCGGGGGACGCCGAGTACGCGACCTGGTCGAACGGCCCCATCGAGACCGTCTGCGCCGACTGGCCCAAGGAGTGA
- a CDS encoding helix-turn-helix transcriptional regulator — protein sequence MRADRLISLLMLLQTRQRSTAGALARRLQVSERTIYRDLDALSASGVPVFATRGPKGGVKLVEGWRTQLTGLTRAEVHALAAVSTPSALEDLGLSAPLRSGLVKLAAALPTVQQSVIEYARQRLHVDTSSWFPEREPVPYLAVLRDAVWQDRRIRMEYRDFDGRRSSRVVDPYGLVIKADRWYLVAGTEKGPTGFRGTRIEGVRQLSETFTRPEGFELTAFWKEWCAKFAERRASYEVSLRLTPDGEEALRQIRPPADQARLAESRRERDGTKTVTIDFERESIALSQLCALGRGVEVRAPEALRARLRELASDLRALYGGA from the coding sequence ATGCGCGCGGATCGGCTCATCAGCCTGCTCATGCTCCTGCAGACCCGGCAGCGCTCGACGGCGGGAGCGCTCGCCCGGCGGCTGCAGGTCTCGGAGCGCACCATCTATCGAGATCTCGACGCGCTCTCGGCCTCCGGGGTGCCCGTGTTCGCGACCCGGGGGCCGAAGGGTGGGGTGAAGCTCGTCGAGGGGTGGCGCACGCAGCTCACGGGGCTGACGCGGGCCGAGGTCCACGCGCTCGCCGCGGTCAGCACGCCCTCCGCGCTCGAGGACCTGGGCCTGTCGGCGCCGCTTCGCAGCGGGCTGGTGAAGCTCGCCGCGGCACTCCCCACCGTCCAGCAGTCCGTCATCGAGTACGCGCGCCAGCGGCTCCACGTGGACACGTCGTCATGGTTCCCGGAGCGCGAGCCGGTGCCGTACCTCGCCGTGCTGCGCGATGCCGTGTGGCAGGACCGTCGTATCCGGATGGAGTACCGCGACTTCGACGGGCGGCGCTCCAGCCGCGTGGTGGACCCCTACGGGCTCGTCATCAAGGCCGACCGCTGGTACCTCGTGGCGGGCACCGAGAAGGGGCCCACCGGCTTTCGTGGCACCCGCATCGAAGGGGTGCGCCAGCTCTCCGAGACGTTCACTCGGCCGGAGGGGTTCGAGCTGACGGCGTTCTGGAAGGAGTGGTGCGCGAAGTTCGCCGAGCGTCGGGCCAGCTACGAAGTCTCCCTGCGCCTCACTCCGGACGGCGAGGAGGCGCTCCGGCAGATCCGCCCGCCGGCGGACCAGGCACGGCTCGCAGAGTCCCGCCGGGAGCGCGACGGCACGAAGACGGTCACCATCGACTTCGAGCGGGAGAGCATCGCGCTCTCCCAGCTCTGCGCGCTGGGGCGAGGCGTCGAGGTGAGGGCTCCCGAGGCGCTCCGGGCCCGGCTGCGCGAGCTGGCCTCGGACCTCCGAGCCCTCTACGGCGGGGCCTGA